A section of the Macadamia integrifolia cultivar HAES 741 chromosome 9, SCU_Mint_v3, whole genome shotgun sequence genome encodes:
- the LOC122089058 gene encoding protein LURP-one-related 15-like — translation MGQPPVYPPLTNPIIVAGPQFCAPNYTVTIGDNILFTVQPRLLSLHCRLVLHDANGNPILTICERMSVLKILSLHWRCAVFTGVSCNSKNVFFAGNTEERVCDLKVKRILLKGSCKIYVGESSKAKRQDEWKKSWSTTRVEAKEIE, via the exons ATGGGTCAGCCCCCTGTTTATCCACCTTTGACCAATCCTATCATCGTCGCCGGACCCCAATTCTGTGCTCCCAATTACACTGTCACCATTGGCGACAACATCCTCTTCACAGTCCAGCCTCGCCTCTTAAGTCTTCATTGCCGTCTTGTTCTTCACGACGCCAATGGCAATCCCATCCTCACCATATGCGAAAGAATGTCAGTTTTAAAA atattGAGTTTACATTGGAGATGTGCAGTGTTCACGGGAGTGAGCTGCAACTCGAAAAATGTGTTCTTTGCTGGTAATACTGAAGAGAGAGTTTGTGATCTTAAGGTCAAAAGGATCTTGCTGAAGGGCTCTTGCAAGATTTATGTTGGAGAATCTTCTAAAGCCAAAAGGCAAGATGAATGGAAGAAAAGTTGGTCTACTACCCGGGTTgaagccaaagaaatagaataa